The following proteins are co-located in the Syngnathus scovelli strain Florida chromosome 21, RoL_Ssco_1.2, whole genome shotgun sequence genome:
- the coa3a gene encoding cytochrome c oxidase assembly factor 3 homolog, mitochondrial, giving the protein MADKPPKPSDSPFATRIDPAKEELSREQLHFIRQVELEQWKKKTQTLRTRNVVTGIAIGALVLGIYGYTFYSVSQERVMDELDEEAKRARTPKTGAN; this is encoded by the exons ATGGCAGACAAGCCGCCGAAGCCATCCGACTCCCCGTTTGCAACCAGGATAGACCCGGCTAAGGAGGAACTGTCCCGGGAGCAGTTGCACTTCATCAGGCAGGTGGAGCTGGAGCAGTGGAAGAAGAAGACGCAGACGTTACGCACGCGGAACGTGGTGACCGGGATCGCCATTGGGGCGCTAGTGCTGGGCATCT ACGGCTACACGTTCTACTCTGTCTCCCAAGAGCGCGTCATGGACGAGTTGGACGAGGAGGCCAAGCGTGCCCGGACGCCAAAGACTGGCGCCAACTGA
- the cntd1 gene encoding cyclin N-terminal domain-containing protein 1, with protein sequence MTTNREDMANPESLRFRQTSVEILNDYFINLNERNKDNLRSLSTCSGAFKDKRLFEYILLMCEELGLDLPVAYHAVVLLRRFMVKHVTHLLRGAREAEASAREDAAFKKIRDNFALMVLSCVQLASKLSLQSQIVEINKAVRFLRSVGLNFSKEDVLKSELMVLNGLQFQLDPPNPLTYVEVLLEVLGHNESSAPVERLHHICCHVLRFVSLQHDAVYDALLAVTTQSPHPTAEQREKFMPVTEDCMLLGVGVIAAGAFILHVRDWQQVVQELSHITGISTTSIRSFAQVTLALLTGTPSDV encoded by the exons ATGACGACGAACAGAGAAGATATGGCGAATCCTGAAAGTTTAAGGTTTCGACAAACCTCCGTCGAAATCCTGAATGACTATTTCATCAATCTCAACGAGAGAAACAAAGATAACCTCCGCAGTTTGTCCACCTGTAGCGGAGCCTTCAAGGATAAAAGACTATTTG AATACATTCTGCTGATGTGCGAGGAGCTCGGACTGGACTTGCCCGTCGCTTATCACGCCGTCGTATTACTTCGAAG GTTCATGGTCAAACACGTCACACATTTGCTGAGAGGTGCGAGAGAGGCCGAAGCGAGTGCCCGTGAGGATGCTGCGTTCAAGAAAATCCGGGATAACTTCGCCTTGATGGTGTTGTCCTGCGTGCAGCTGGCCAGCAAGTTGTCACTGCAAAGCCAG ATCGTCGAAATCAACAAGGCTGTACGTTTTCTGCGCTCAGTGGGCCTCAACTTTTCCAAAGAGGACGTTCTAAAATCGGAGCTGATGGTCTTGAACGGTCTGCAATTCCAACTGGACCCTCCCAACCCTCTCACCTACGTGGAAGTACTTCTGGAGGTGCTCG GCCACAACGAATCAAGCGCCCCTGTGGAGCGCCTGCACCACATCTGCTGCCACGTGCTCCGGTTCGTCAGCTTGCAGCACGACGCGGTTTACGACGCTCTGCTGGCCGTCACCACGCAGAGCCCCCATCCTACCGCGGAGCAGAG AGAGAAGTTTATGCCGGTGACAGAAGACTGCATGCTCCTGGGCGTGGGCGTCATCGCCGCCGGCGCCTTCATCCTCCACGTCAGAGACTGGCAGCAG GTTGTGCAAGAACTGAGCCACATCACAGGAATCTCCACCACCAGCATCCGCAGCTTTGCCCAAGTCACGCTCGCGCTCCTCACGGGAACCCCAAGTGATGTTTAA